In a genomic window of Streptomyces katrae:
- the nuoI gene encoding NADH-quinone oxidoreductase subunit NuoI encodes MSDESSEKWQNPVAGFGVTFKAMFKKRLTEQYPEQEKTTAPRFHGRHQLNRHPDGLEKCIGCELCAWACPADAIYVEGADNTEEERYSPGERYGRVYQINYARCILCGLCIEACPTRALTMTNEFELADSSRESLIYTKEQLLAGLTEGMVDTPHSIFPGMDEQDYYRGLVTGAAPGTERQVAVSKGEAPASNGAGNGAPAEGVGA; translated from the coding sequence GCCATGTTCAAGAAGCGCCTCACCGAGCAGTACCCGGAGCAGGAGAAGACCACCGCTCCGCGCTTCCACGGAAGGCACCAGCTCAACCGGCACCCCGACGGTCTGGAGAAGTGCATCGGGTGCGAGCTGTGCGCCTGGGCCTGTCCCGCCGACGCGATCTACGTGGAGGGCGCGGACAACACCGAGGAGGAGCGCTACTCCCCGGGTGAGCGGTACGGGCGGGTCTACCAGATCAACTACGCCCGCTGCATCCTGTGCGGGCTGTGCATCGAGGCCTGCCCGACCCGGGCGCTGACGATGACGAACGAGTTCGAACTGGCCGACTCCAGCCGCGAGTCGCTGATCTACACCAAGGAGCAGCTGCTGGCCGGGCTGACCGAGGGCATGGTCGACACCCCGCACTCGATCTTCCCGGGCATGGACGAGCAGGACTACTACCGGGGGCTGGTGACGGGCGCCGCGCCCGGCACCGAGCGGCAGGTGGCGGTCTCCAAGGGCGAGGCCCCGGCCTCGAACGGCGCCGGGAACGGCGCTCCGGCCGAGGGGGTCGGAGCATGA
- a CDS encoding NADH-quinone oxidoreductase subunit J, translating to MSALAAAAATTTSTGEALQFWVLAAVAVIGALCTILMKKAVHSALCLAGTMIVLAVFYLANGAYFLGVVQVVVYTGAIMMLFLFVVMLVGVTAADSLKETIKGQRWLAVLCGLGFGILLIAGLANAKLTHFNGLGRVNSAGHVEGLAQLIFTRYIFAFEITGALLITAAVGAMVLTHRERTERAATQRELSEKRVREGVQVPPLPAPGVYARHNAVDIAGLLPDGTPSELTVNKTLRARGQIRDVSTEALDDLKALEQSSAERLGRDSREEASK from the coding sequence ATGAGTGCCCTCGCGGCCGCCGCCGCCACCACGACCTCCACCGGCGAGGCCCTGCAGTTCTGGGTGCTCGCCGCCGTCGCCGTCATCGGCGCGCTCTGCACCATCCTGATGAAGAAGGCCGTGCACAGCGCCCTGTGCCTGGCCGGGACGATGATCGTCCTCGCGGTGTTCTACCTCGCCAACGGGGCCTACTTCCTGGGCGTGGTCCAGGTCGTCGTCTACACCGGCGCCATCATGATGCTGTTCCTCTTCGTGGTCATGCTCGTCGGCGTCACGGCGGCGGACTCGCTGAAGGAGACCATCAAGGGACAGCGCTGGCTGGCCGTTCTGTGCGGGCTCGGCTTCGGCATCCTGCTGATCGCCGGTCTCGCCAACGCGAAGCTGACCCACTTCAACGGCCTCGGCCGGGTCAACTCCGCGGGCCACGTCGAGGGCCTGGCCCAGCTGATCTTCACCCGCTACATCTTCGCCTTCGAGATCACCGGCGCCCTGCTGATCACGGCGGCCGTCGGCGCCATGGTCCTCACCCACCGCGAGCGCACCGAGCGGGCCGCCACCCAGCGCGAGCTGTCCGAGAAGCGCGTCCGCGAGGGCGTGCAGGTCCCGCCGCTGCCGGCCCCCGGCGTCTACGCCCGGCACAACGCCGTGGACATCGCCGGCCTGCTCCCCGACGGCACCCCGTCCGAGCTGACCGTCAACAAGACGCTGCGCGCCCGCGGCCAGATCCGCGACGTGTCCACCGAGGCCCTGGA